A region of Nitrospirota bacterium DNA encodes the following proteins:
- the rsmD gene encoding 16S rRNA (guanine(966)-N(2))-methyltransferase RsmD yields the protein MRISAGEFKGRKIGSKKLFVKRAGKDDLRPTPAKVREAVYDILRNEIGGASFLDLYAGTGTMGIEALSRGAEHVVFIESVRPRARAISELIEKLDLASKASVHCEEVESFLQRASLTGETYDVIFADPPYNSDEIEKILPLISKYGILDAQGVLLCEHGAKVVVPDAAGRLRLMKQYRYGDTRLALYRNGP from the coding sequence AAGAAAGATCGGTTCAAAGAAACTCTTTGTCAAAAGGGCAGGGAAGGACGACCTCAGGCCAACGCCGGCAAAGGTCCGGGAGGCTGTTTACGATATCCTGCGAAATGAGATCGGGGGCGCATCTTTTCTTGACCTCTACGCAGGGACCGGCACAATGGGCATAGAGGCGCTGTCGCGCGGAGCAGAACATGTGGTTTTCATTGAATCCGTGCGTCCGAGGGCAAGGGCGATCAGTGAACTGATCGAAAAGCTCGATCTGGCGTCAAAGGCATCTGTTCATTGCGAGGAGGTTGAATCATTCCTGCAGAGAGCTTCTTTGACCGGAGAGACATATGACGTTATCTTTGCAGATCCGCCTTATAACTCGGATGAGATAGAGAAAATCCTTCCCTTGATCAGCAAATATGGTATTTTAGATGCACAGGGCGTGCTGCTTTGTGAGCATGGAGCAAAGGTGGTTGTACCCGATGCTGCAGGCCGCCTCAGGCTCATGAAGCAGTACCGGTACGGCGATACGAGACTTGCCCTCTACAGGAATGGACCATGA
- the coaD gene encoding pantetheine-phosphate adenylyltransferase, with product MNRKLGIYPGTFDPFTNGHLDLVKRGLRIFDHLIVGVAPNPKKNPLFSIEERLDLIRETLKKYKQVRVEMFDGLLVDYVSGRKGVAIIRGLRAVSDFEYELQMALMNRRLSSDIETVFMMPSEEYSYLTATIVKEMASLGGSVRGLVPPHVEKALKKRFRKP from the coding sequence ATGAACAGAAAATTAGGCATTTATCCGGGTACGTTTGACCCATTCACCAATGGTCATCTTGACCTTGTGAAGAGGGGTCTGAGGATATTCGATCATCTTATTGTGGGTGTTGCTCCGAATCCGAAAAAGAACCCCTTGTTCAGCATCGAAGAACGACTGGACCTGATTCGCGAAACGCTGAAGAAATATAAACAGGTGAGGGTGGAGATGTTCGACGGCCTTCTGGTGGATTATGTGTCCGGGAGAAAAGGGGTTGCCATCATAAGGGGGCTTCGGGCAGTATCGGATTTTGAGTACGAACTGCAGATGGCTCTTATGAACAGACGACTTTCTTCTGACATTGAGACGGTCTTTATGATGCCGAGCGAGGAGTACTCGTATCTTACCGCCACGATCGTCAAGGAGATGGCATCCCTCGGCGGTTCAGTGCGAGGATTGGTCCCTCCCCATGTCGAAAAAGCCTTAAAAAAGAGATTCCGGAAACCGTAA
- a CDS encoding EamA family transporter — MAQFYILLAIVLWSSLGVIVRLSDVPVHIFLFYSLVIAVTVQSLIVWHKGYIKEVGGRKKLAAPVLLGLVSLVNSLAFFYAFKMTTISNAVLTHYSAPIIVAVLAALFLKEKITMLLIGSIVISSIGLWIMLDGFSVQPGHLIGILSGLASGASYAVIIIIARRYAAQYRPFMIAYIVNITILVCLAPFIREFPMHALWSFLFTGLVHSIIAPVLYYRGLREVSASRAAVLGYLEPVCAILLSMFFLQEVPGQNSLLGGALILFSGYMTIRSGT; from the coding sequence ATGGCCCAGTTCTACATCCTTCTTGCCATTGTTCTCTGGAGTTCCCTCGGTGTGATAGTCAGACTTTCTGACGTGCCGGTGCATATATTTCTGTTCTACTCACTGGTTATTGCTGTCACGGTGCAGTCGCTTATTGTATGGCATAAGGGCTACATCAAAGAAGTAGGGGGCAGGAAAAAGCTTGCAGCACCTGTTCTGTTAGGTCTTGTCAGCCTGGTGAACAGCCTTGCCTTTTTCTATGCATTTAAAATGACGACCATATCGAATGCCGTACTTACGCATTATTCCGCCCCTATTATTGTTGCTGTTCTCGCTGCCCTGTTTCTTAAGGAAAAGATCACGATGCTGCTGATCGGATCTATTGTCATTTCGTCCATAGGACTCTGGATCATGCTCGACGGGTTTTCGGTGCAACCGGGTCATTTGATAGGGATCCTGTCCGGACTTGCTTCCGGTGCCTCATATGCTGTAATCATTATTATCGCAAGGAGATATGCCGCACAATACCGACCCTTCATGATTGCCTACATCGTGAATATCACCATCCTTGTATGTCTTGCACCCTTTATCCGGGAGTTTCCCATGCATGCGCTCTGGAGCTTTCTTTTCACGGGCCTGGTTCATTCGATCATTGCCCCGGTCCTGTATTACCGCGGGCTCCGGGAAGTATCGGCAAGCAGGGCCGCAGTGCTCGGTTATCTGGAGCCGGTGTGTGCAATCCTGCTGAGCATGTTTTTTCTCCAGGAAGTGCCGGGCCAGAATTCTCTTCTCGGCGGAGCTCTTATACTCTTCTCAGGCTATATGACGATCAGATCAGGGACATAA